In Herpetosiphonaceae bacterium, one genomic interval encodes:
- a CDS encoding heavy metal translocating P-type ATPase has translation MATKQLKLPVTGMTCASCANRIERGLKKVGGVEHAQVNLASEQATINFDPQQVQPPALIAAIEGSGYGVITDRVEFPVTGMTCASCQTRVEKALRKVDGVLSANVNLATERAVVEYAPGVADWTTLKAAVEAAGYGVIEPAAEDAAEHEDIEAAARRAEVANQRRKLIVAAVFGLPLFLLAMARDLGVISPWLTPYWAAVEGQMAHEGTNIHHYPAYADMLNWLFLALATPVQFYAGRDFYRNAWKALRHGTANMDTLIAIGSSAAYFYSLALIVSGAPGHVYLETAAVIIALILLGRFLEVRAKSQTSAAIKALIGLQPRTARIMRGGAEADVPIAEVRVGDIVVVRPGEKVPVDGVLTSGQSTIDESMLSGESMPVEKRVGDNVIGATINRSGAFQFRATRVGKDTALAQIIRLVQEAQGSKAPVQRLADQISAVFVPIVIGIALVTFLAWYFIGGASFTQALIFAVAVLVIACPCALGLATPTAIMVGTGSGAEHGILIKNAEALERASGITTVVLDKTGTITEGEPTVTDVVAGGAQTGGDQRVLQLAASVERNSEHPLGEAIVRAAQTQGLALAPTERFEALAGHGVRAEVEGRTVLVGSPRLMRDHGLAIDAIESAIVGLQSDGKTAVVVAADREVLGVIGIADTIKETSPAAIAELKRLGLHAIMLTGDNRRTAEAIGRRVGLTPDDVLSDVLPEAKAAEVKRLQSGGQITAMVGDGINDAPALAQADIGIAMGTGTDVAMEAADITLLRGDLRSVAQAIKLSKQTMRTIKWNLFWAFAYNVVGIPVAAGLFYPFTGLQLSPMIAAGAMAFSSVFVVTNSLRLRRLKLEPVAATQQPHPQLAPQRA, from the coding sequence ATGGCTACCAAACAACTGAAGCTACCCGTCACGGGTATGACCTGCGCCTCGTGCGCCAATCGGATCGAGCGCGGCCTGAAGAAGGTCGGCGGTGTCGAGCATGCGCAGGTCAACCTGGCAAGCGAGCAGGCGACTATCAATTTCGATCCGCAGCAGGTACAGCCGCCCGCGCTGATCGCGGCGATCGAGGGCAGCGGCTACGGCGTGATCACCGACCGCGTCGAGTTTCCTGTCACGGGCATGACCTGCGCCTCGTGCCAGACGCGCGTCGAAAAAGCGCTGCGCAAAGTCGACGGCGTGCTGAGCGCCAACGTCAACCTCGCAACCGAGCGCGCGGTCGTCGAGTATGCGCCCGGCGTCGCCGATTGGACGACGCTGAAGGCAGCGGTGGAGGCGGCAGGCTACGGCGTGATCGAGCCTGCGGCTGAGGATGCGGCGGAGCACGAGGACATCGAGGCGGCGGCCCGGCGGGCGGAGGTTGCCAACCAGCGCCGTAAGCTGATCGTCGCGGCTGTGTTTGGCCTGCCGCTGTTCTTGCTGGCGATGGCGCGCGACCTGGGCGTGATCTCGCCCTGGCTCACGCCCTACTGGGCGGCGGTCGAGGGCCAGATGGCGCACGAGGGCACCAACATCCACCACTACCCGGCCTACGCCGATATGCTCAACTGGCTGTTCCTGGCGCTGGCGACTCCGGTGCAGTTCTACGCAGGCCGCGACTTCTACCGCAATGCCTGGAAGGCGCTGCGCCACGGCACGGCCAACATGGACACACTGATCGCGATCGGCTCGTCGGCGGCGTATTTCTACAGCCTCGCGCTGATCGTCTCCGGCGCTCCCGGCCACGTCTATCTTGAGACGGCGGCGGTGATCATCGCGCTGATCCTGCTCGGTCGCTTCCTTGAGGTCCGCGCCAAGAGCCAGACCAGCGCTGCGATCAAGGCGCTGATCGGCTTGCAGCCACGCACGGCGCGGATCATGCGCGGCGGCGCCGAGGCCGACGTGCCGATCGCCGAGGTGCGCGTGGGCGACATTGTGGTAGTGCGGCCCGGCGAGAAAGTGCCGGTCGACGGCGTGCTGACCAGCGGCCAGTCGACGATCGACGAGAGCATGCTGTCGGGCGAGAGCATGCCGGTCGAGAAGCGCGTGGGCGACAACGTGATCGGCGCGACGATCAACCGGTCGGGCGCGTTCCAGTTCCGGGCGACGCGCGTCGGCAAAGACACGGCGCTGGCGCAGATCATCCGGCTGGTGCAGGAGGCGCAAGGCTCGAAAGCGCCCGTCCAGCGGCTGGCCGATCAGATCTCGGCGGTCTTCGTCCCGATCGTGATTGGGATCGCACTGGTGACGTTCCTGGCCTGGTACTTCATCGGCGGCGCGAGCTTCACCCAGGCGTTGATCTTCGCGGTCGCGGTGCTGGTGATCGCCTGCCCGTGCGCGCTTGGCCTCGCCACGCCGACCGCGATTATGGTTGGGACGGGCTCCGGCGCTGAGCACGGCATTCTGATCAAAAACGCCGAGGCGCTGGAGCGCGCCAGCGGGATCACGACCGTCGTGCTGGATAAAACCGGCACGATCACCGAGGGCGAGCCGACGGTGACGGATGTGGTCGCGGGCGGAGCGCAAACAGGCGGGGATCAGCGGGTCTTGCAGCTTGCGGCCAGCGTGGAGCGCAACTCGGAGCATCCGCTGGGCGAGGCGATCGTGCGGGCGGCGCAGACGCAAGGGCTGGCGCTGGCACCGACGGAGCGCTTCGAGGCGCTGGCCGGGCACGGCGTGCGCGCCGAGGTCGAGGGGCGCACGGTGCTGGTTGGCTCGCCACGGCTGATGCGCGATCATGGCCTGGCGATCGACGCGATCGAGTCCGCGATCGTGGGGCTGCAAAGCGACGGCAAGACCGCAGTCGTAGTCGCCGCCGACCGCGAGGTGCTGGGCGTGATCGGCATCGCCGACACGATCAAGGAAACCTCGCCTGCCGCCATCGCGGAGCTGAAGCGCCTGGGCCTGCACGCGATTATGCTGACCGGCGATAACCGCCGCACGGCAGAGGCGATCGGGCGACGGGTGGGCCTCACGCCCGACGATGTGCTCTCCGACGTGCTGCCGGAGGCGAAGGCTGCCGAAGTCAAGCGCTTACAGTCGGGCGGCCAGATCACGGCGATGGTCGGTGACGGCATCAACGATGCGCCCGCGCTGGCCCAGGCCGACATCGGCATCGCGATGGGCACGGGCACCGATGTGGCGATGGAAGCCGCCGACATTACGCTGCTGCGCGGCGACCTGCGCTCGGTAGCCCAGGCGATCAAGCTGTCGAAGCAGACGATGCGAACGATCAAATGGAATCTCTTCTGGGCCTTTGCGTACAACGTCGTCGGCATTCCGGTCGCGGCGGGCCTGTTCTATCCCTTCACGGGCTTGCAGCTCTCGCCGATGATCGCCGCCGGTGCGATGGCCTTCTCGTCGGTGTTCGTCGTCACGAACTCGCTGCGGTTGCGGCGGCTCAAGCTTGAGCCGGTCGCGGCCACTCAGCAGCCTCACCCGCAGCTTGCGCCGCAGCGCGCATAA
- a CDS encoding dipeptide epimerase: protein MHATTPTTIADLRFGPLDVPLIEPFAIATGAQPVAHNVLLEVRLSDGTRGYGEAAPFPAVTGETQASTLAALESLRSLVLGRDARQWRALALELKAADPKAAAARCALETALLDALTRQAGIPLWAFFGGACTELETDMTITAGSIEHAAQSARSIAARGIRTIKIKIGGSPDLDLARIAAIHAAVPDAPLVLDGNCGYDASGALALLEHLRAANIPIALFEQPVTRYDLDGLAQVTRAGATPVAADESVTTAEDVLRIAQERAAHVVNIKLMKSGVVEALSIAAICKAAGIGLMIGGMVETLLAMNMSAHFAAGLGGFSFVDLDTPMFMAEQPLRGGWLQHGGTLSIGHVSAGHGVDPIEDLLS from the coding sequence ATGCACGCCACCACGCCCACCACGATCGCCGATCTCCGTTTCGGCCCTCTCGATGTTCCGCTGATCGAGCCGTTTGCGATTGCGACGGGCGCACAGCCGGTTGCCCACAACGTTCTGCTTGAGGTGCGGCTCTCCGACGGTACGCGCGGCTACGGCGAGGCCGCGCCCTTTCCTGCCGTCACCGGCGAGACTCAGGCGAGCACATTGGCCGCGCTTGAGTCGCTTCGGTCGCTGGTGCTTGGCCGTGATGCGCGGCAGTGGCGCGCGCTCGCGCTTGAGCTAAAGGCCGCCGATCCAAAGGCCGCCGCCGCTCGCTGCGCGCTCGAAACGGCGCTGCTCGACGCGCTGACCAGGCAGGCGGGCATTCCGCTCTGGGCCTTTTTCGGCGGCGCGTGTACCGAGCTAGAGACTGATATGACGATTACCGCCGGGTCGATCGAGCATGCGGCACAGTCGGCTCGCTCGATCGCCGCGCGCGGTATCAGGACGATCAAGATCAAGATCGGCGGCTCGCCCGATCTCGACCTCGCGCGAATCGCGGCGATCCATGCCGCCGTGCCCGACGCGCCGCTGGTGCTCGACGGCAACTGCGGCTACGACGCATCAGGCGCGCTCGCGCTGCTGGAACACCTGCGCGCGGCTAATATTCCGATCGCGCTGTTCGAGCAGCCGGTGACACGCTACGATCTCGATGGCCTCGCGCAGGTGACACGCGCAGGCGCAACGCCGGTCGCGGCGGATGAGTCGGTGACAACTGCGGAAGATGTGCTGCGTATCGCCCAGGAGCGCGCGGCGCATGTCGTCAATATCAAGCTGATGAAGTCGGGTGTGGTCGAGGCGCTCTCGATCGCGGCGATCTGCAAGGCGGCTGGGATCGGCCTGATGATCGGCGGGATGGTCGAGACGCTGCTGGCGATGAATATGAGCGCACATTTCGCGGCGGGCCTGGGCGGCTTCTCGTTCGTGGATCTCGATACACCGATGTTCATGGCCGAGCAGCCCTTGCGCGGCGGCTGGCTGCAACACGGCGGCACGCTCTCGATCGGCCATGTCAGCGCGGGTCACGGCGTCGATCCCATCGAGGATCTGCTGAGTTAA
- a CDS encoding DUF4367 domain-containing protein, which yields MPVLHRSHRRMYPIWIGLLVALLLSACGAPAAPSPSPAPSASPSPAAETPTAPQTSQEPTAATEPPTPQSAAFAYLWPTKLPAGFEIRPAGSSIDSNMFTLELHNTADKSSALLVGGKASPAAEPPTDAGQRAEVTVRGVKGMAYQRGAGYSLYWEEQGTPYAIIGGLSLDQNKAITEALQSVDFSTWESNLAEVSAGGGANPPAGGDTNPPLDPTPPPQLDAVPYLWPMKLPEGLAIDPTRSSADQSGFSLDFRSTSGTEPIASLVGGKGSPASQHPTDAGQRAEVTVRGVKGLAYQHGAGYSLYWEEQGTPYAIIGGLSLDQNKAITEALQSVDLATWQSRLAEIK from the coding sequence ATGCCTGTCCTGCATCGATCGCATCGCCGAATGTATCCCATCTGGATCGGCTTGCTCGTCGCGCTGCTGCTCAGCGCCTGCGGCGCGCCAGCCGCGCCCTCACCATCACCAGCGCCTTCGGCATCGCCCTCGCCCGCAGCAGAAACACCCACGGCGCCCCAGACTAGCCAGGAGCCGACAGCGGCGACAGAGCCGCCAACGCCCCAATCCGCTGCATTCGCCTACCTCTGGCCGACCAAACTCCCCGCCGGATTCGAGATCCGCCCCGCCGGATCTTCCATAGATTCCAATATGTTTACGCTTGAACTCCACAACACCGCCGACAAATCGAGCGCTTTGCTGGTCGGCGGCAAAGCCAGCCCTGCGGCAGAGCCGCCCACCGACGCGGGACAGCGCGCAGAAGTCACCGTGCGCGGTGTCAAAGGCATGGCCTACCAGCGCGGCGCGGGCTACAGCCTCTACTGGGAAGAGCAGGGCACGCCCTACGCCATCATCGGCGGCCTCAGCCTCGACCAGAACAAGGCTATCACCGAGGCGCTTCAGAGCGTCGATTTCAGCACCTGGGAGAGCAACTTAGCCGAGGTCAGCGCTGGTGGTGGAGCCAACCCGCCCGCCGGTGGAGATACAAACCCGCCGCTCGACCCGACGCCACCGCCGCAGTTGGACGCCGTTCCCTACCTCTGGCCGATGAAACTCCCCGAAGGGCTGGCGATCGATCCTACACGCTCCTCGGCGGATCAGAGCGGCTTTTCCCTCGACTTCCGCAGCACCAGCGGCACGGAGCCGATCGCGTCGCTGGTTGGCGGCAAGGGCAGCCCCGCGAGTCAGCATCCCACCGACGCGGGACAGCGCGCAGAAGTCACCGTGCGCGGCGTGAAGGGCCTGGCCTACCAGCACGGCGCGGGCTACAGCCTCTACTGGGAAGAGCAGGGCACGCCCTACGCCATCATCGGCGGCCTCAGCCTCGACCAGAACAAGGCTATCACCGAGGCGCTTCAGAGCGTCGATCTTGCCACCTGGCAATCGCGCCTGGCGGAGATCAAATAG
- a CDS encoding copper ion binding protein, which produces MTKEFNVPAISCQHCVNAITKEVTSLSGVQNVKVDLGSKRVSVQADDQVSTDAIVNAINEAGYDDVTVLN; this is translated from the coding sequence ATGACCAAGGAATTCAATGTTCCGGCGATTTCTTGCCAGCACTGCGTCAACGCGATCACCAAAGAAGTGACGAGCCTCAGCGGCGTCCAGAACGTCAAGGTCGATCTCGGCAGCAAGCGCGTCAGCGTTCAGGCCGACGATCAAGTCTCGACCGACGCGATCGTCAACGCGATCAACGAGGCGGGCTACGACGACGTAACAGTGCTGAATTGA
- a CDS encoding Gfo/Idh/MocA family oxidoreductase, translated as MTIGVIGTGWSTRVQIPAFRAAGLEVVALAGRNRDKTRRLAQEQNVGFATDDWRDVLRRDEVRLVSIVTPPNLHKEMAIAALEAGKHVVCEKPMALDANETKAMVEAARRHSQLFTLIDHELRCLPSLHLARRQIQSGSLGALRHVEATIIGSSRSDPSRPWTWWSDAEQGGGVLGALGSHMIDQIRFLLGPIAAVNGLTHICIRERPGDTGPRAVTADDYSALLLRLANGVPGTITMSAVAGVAEPTRMTAHFERGALRIEAGRLLLSEGGSDFRDLTPTDSVDIPDELRGGEFPRGSVYLGHALKRALNGDLTALAEAATFVDGDRVQRILDAARRSSATNGGWIGIED; from the coding sequence ATGACCATCGGAGTGATTGGCACAGGCTGGAGCACGCGCGTCCAGATCCCGGCGTTTCGCGCCGCAGGATTAGAAGTCGTCGCGCTGGCCGGGCGCAACCGCGACAAAACGCGGCGGCTGGCTCAGGAGCAAAACGTCGGCTTTGCCACGGACGACTGGCGCGATGTGCTCCGGCGCGACGAGGTCCGGCTTGTCAGCATCGTCACACCGCCTAATCTGCACAAAGAGATGGCGATCGCGGCGCTTGAGGCGGGCAAGCATGTCGTGTGCGAAAAGCCGATGGCGCTGGACGCCAACGAAACGAAGGCGATGGTTGAGGCGGCCCGGAGGCACAGCCAGCTCTTCACGCTGATCGATCACGAGCTACGCTGCCTGCCGTCGCTGCACCTGGCGCGGCGGCAAATCCAGAGCGGCAGCCTGGGAGCGCTACGCCACGTCGAGGCGACGATCATCGGCAGCTCACGGAGCGATCCGAGCCGTCCGTGGACATGGTGGAGCGACGCGGAGCAGGGCGGCGGTGTGCTCGGCGCGCTCGGCTCGCACATGATCGATCAGATCCGGTTCTTGCTCGGCCCGATCGCCGCCGTCAACGGGCTGACCCACATATGTATTCGCGAGCGTCCCGGCGATACCGGCCCCAGAGCGGTGACAGCCGACGACTACAGCGCGCTGCTGCTGCGTCTGGCGAATGGCGTGCCCGGCACGATCACCATGAGCGCAGTTGCGGGCGTCGCCGAGCCAACACGCATGACCGCGCACTTCGAGCGCGGAGCGCTGCGTATCGAAGCGGGACGGCTCTTGCTCTCGGAGGGCGGTAGCGACTTCCGCGATCTCACGCCCACCGACTCGGTCGATATTCCTGACGAGCTGCGCGGCGGCGAGTTTCCACGCGGCTCGGTGTATCTGGGCCACGCGCTCAAGCGGGCGCTGAACGGCGACCTCACGGCGCTGGCGGAGGCGGCAACCTTCGTCGACGGCGATCGGGTGCAGCGCATTCTGGACGCGGCACGTCGCTCAAGCGCGACCAACGGCGGATGGATTGGCATAGAGGATTAA
- a CDS encoding metallophosphoesterase gives MKLYAISDLHLACTSNRQALEALPPQPEDWLILGGDIGETEEQLRFALATLSRRFAQLLWVPGNHDLWTMPSDGPSLRGDAKYRRLVAACREYGVLTPEDPYVTWPGSPRPYVLAPIFTLYDYSFRPDDVPLDQAVAWAEETGVVCSDEFVLHPDPYASRAEWCAARCDYTERRLAQVPKSAALIVIGHFPLRRDLVRLSKIPRFSIWCGTHRTEDWHMRFPISTVIYGHLHVRATDYRDGVRYEEVSLGYPRNWEFDRGMRSYLREILPGPPQPYPEYADPVWRW, from the coding sequence ATGAAACTCTACGCGATTAGCGATCTGCATCTCGCCTGTACCTCCAACCGCCAGGCGCTCGAAGCGCTCCCGCCTCAGCCGGAGGACTGGCTGATCCTCGGCGGCGACATCGGCGAGACGGAAGAGCAGCTCAGGTTCGCGCTGGCGACGCTGAGCAGACGCTTTGCTCAACTGCTGTGGGTGCCCGGCAACCACGATCTGTGGACCATGCCATCGGATGGGCCGTCGCTGCGCGGCGATGCCAAGTACCGGCGGCTGGTCGCGGCCTGCCGGGAGTACGGCGTCCTCACGCCCGAAGATCCGTACGTCACCTGGCCGGGCTCGCCCAGGCCCTACGTGCTCGCGCCGATCTTTACGCTCTACGACTATAGCTTTCGCCCGGATGACGTGCCGCTCGATCAGGCCGTGGCCTGGGCCGAGGAGACAGGCGTGGTGTGCAGCGATGAGTTCGTGCTGCATCCTGATCCGTACGCCTCGCGAGCCGAGTGGTGCGCCGCGCGCTGCGACTACACCGAGCGACGGCTGGCGCAGGTGCCGAAAAGCGCCGCGCTGATCGTGATCGGCCATTTTCCACTGCGCCGCGATCTCGTGCGGCTATCCAAAATTCCACGCTTCTCAATCTGGTGCGGCACGCACCGCACCGAGGACTGGCACATGCGCTTCCCGATCTCGACCGTGATCTACGGGCATCTGCACGTACGCGCCACGGACTACCGCGACGGCGTGCGCTACGAAGAGGTTTCGCTGGGCTATCCGAGAAATTGGGAGTTTGATCGAGGCATGCGCAGCTACCTGCGCGAGATCCTGCCAGGGCCGCCACAGCCCTACCCGGAGTACGCCGATCCGGTCTGGCGGTGGTAG